Proteins from a genomic interval of Rosa chinensis cultivar Old Blush chromosome 2, RchiOBHm-V2, whole genome shotgun sequence:
- the LOC112184452 gene encoding uncharacterized protein LOC112184452: protein MLEANPRQWHETLYKTLWAYRTSKRNPIATTPYALMFGHDAVLPLEVNVQSLRVQEQHHLIGEDYVQAMWQEHEDLSEKRLEALDSLVMEKQRVARAYDKRTRGRNYSEGELVWKAVLPLGEKLDGRGKWTPRWEGPYIIHKILGKGAFHLKDLDGDVHHNPINGRYLKKYFLNVWDSEES, encoded by the coding sequence TACCGCACATCGAAGAGAAATCCTATCGCGACTACACCttatgctttgatgtttggcCATGACGCAGTCCTACCTTTGGAAGTCAACGTCCAATCATTACGAGTCCAAGAGCAACATCATCTCATTGGAGAAGACTACGTTCAGGCTATGTGGCAggaacatgaagaccttagcGAAAAGCGCTTGGAGGCTTTAGATAGTTTGGTCATGGAAAAGCAACGAGTCGCTCGAGCCTATGACAAGCGAACAAGGGGAAGGAATTACAGTGAAGGagagttggtttggaaagcagttcTCCCGCTTGGCGAAAAATTAGATGGTCGAGGAAAATGGACTCCAAGATGGGAAGGCCCATACATCATTCATAAAATCTTAGGGAAAGGagcttttcatctcaaggacCTGGATGGAGATGTCCATCATAACCCTATCAATGGGAGATACTTGAAGAAATACTTTCTCAATGTCTGGGACTCAGAGGAGTCGTAG
- the LOC112184453 gene encoding protein WUSCHEL-like, with the protein MHCKQSNTRWLPTRDQIRILKELYDDKGVKSPTVEQVQRITLQLKWYGEIENKNVFYWFQNQRAREKLKNNKLTSDVQVPKQRSELVGGSNNLNFGSTSSAGVGGSIMEQRGDDHQEIKTLPLFPMQSEDIIGNMKTTSDGGGGHGGGSYISLKLSLSCEGKARKTFRSR; encoded by the coding sequence ATGCATTGCAAGCAGAGTAATACCAGGTGGCTTCCTACTAGagatcagataagaatcctcaaggagctttACGATGACAAGGGAGTTAAGTCCCCCACTGTAGAGCAGGTTCAGAGGATCACTCTCCAGCTAAAATGGTACGGAGAGATCGAGAACAAGAACGTCTTTTATTGGTTCCAGAATCAAAGGGCTCGGGAGAAGCTGAAGAACAATAAGCTTACTTCGGATGTTCAAGTGCCCAAGCAAAGATCAGAGCTTGTTGGTGGAtccaataatctcaattttgggTCAACTAGTTCTGCTGGTGTTGGTGGATCCATAATGGAACAACGAGGGGAcgatcaccaggagattaaaacccttccactatttcCCATGCAAAGTGAGGACATcattggcaacatgaagactacttccgatggAGGTGGTGGTCACGGTGGTGGCTCTTACATTTCCCTTAAGCTCAGCCTTTCCTGCGAGGGCAAAGCTAGAAAAACTTTCCGGAGCCGCTGA